The sequence TTACCATTGGTCAAGTCTAACTGATATTTATTGGTAGTTCCTACTTGAAATGGATCCAAAGTAAAAAAGTCAAGTGTTTCATAATACATCCCATCCTCGAACCTATATGGACCTCCTCCTGCACTTATGAAATGATTATCGGCCACCTTTTTCGCCCCAAAGGCAAAGTAATTGTCCTGGTAGATTTTCACATATTCCTCATCTGTAACCTCAGTTCCATTTTGGTGAGTAAGCTTCCAAGCACCATTTAAATCTTGGGCATTTACCCATCCGAAGAGTAATAACAACGGAAGGAAAACAAATTTTTTCATGGCTTTTAGGGTTTAAAAATTTCTTTATTCTGAAAATTCACTAAGAATTTGGACAAAACCAATCATTTCTATTTTAATTACCGAGTAATTTGATAGAATACTTATCAAAAGTTATGAAAAAATACACGCTAGGAACCTCAAAAGAATCCGTTATGAAAATGATTCCTGAAAGATCTGTTAAAAAGATCATTTTAGGAGACAAAAATATAACCTTAGTGAGAGTCGCTGCTGAGTTTTATGCATTTCAAGGATATTGCCCCCACAGGGGAGCTCCTTTGTATCAAGGTTCCTTAAATAACACGAATGAAATCATTTGTCCCTTGCACCAATACCGATTTGATATACGGTCCGGAGAGGTAAAAGCTGGGGCATGTCCTGACCTAGAAACCTTTCCTACTCAGTTGAAAGATCAGGGTCTAGAAATTTCTATACCTTAATGTAATTTGGACCCATTTGGAACAGGTTGATCGACGGTAGCCAACATAATTCCACCATCCTCTGCAGTAAAACCAGTAACCAATACTTCTGACATAAAATCGGCTATTTGTCTAGGCATAAAATTACAGACGCAGATCACTTGCTTTCCTATTAATTGGTCAGGCTGGTAATGATCCGTGATCTGAGCAGAAGATTTTTTTATACCAATTTCCTCTCCCAGGTCAATCCAAATTTTATAGGCGGGTTTCCGGGCTTTCTCAAAAATTTCTGCACGTATTATTGTCCCAATAATTAGTTGAATTTTGTCGAATTCTTTATAGTCAATCGTTTGCATAGACAAATTTTTTTATAATTTTAGGAACCTTTTGCAAATTCTGTAGTTAACCTAGTAAGAACACTATTTTAAAAATGTCCACAAAACCTTTATTTCCTTTTAAGAAAATCGGCTTTTTAGCATTAACCATTTTTGGATTATGCCTAATCGCAGGTGAATCTTTCGCCCAAAGCGAGCAGGAAAAGGTGGATTTGGAAAATGCAAAATCTTCGGATAGACCAATTTTAGAGGATCAGATTCAAAATTCTGAAAATATTTCTACTAAAATATTGTCTCCTAAGGTTATAACAAATTCTCCCAACAAAGTAGCTGTGAAAAGAGATTTACCAGCTGGGGGAGTAGACAAAGAAATCAAAAAAGAGGAATCTGTTCCATCCACTTTATCCTTTAATATATTCCTTTATATCGTGGATAAAT comes from Algoriphagus halophilus and encodes:
- a CDS encoding Rieske (2Fe-2S) protein gives rise to the protein MKKYTLGTSKESVMKMIPERSVKKIILGDKNITLVRVAAEFYAFQGYCPHRGAPLYQGSLNNTNEIICPLHQYRFDIRSGEVKAGACPDLETFPTQLKDQGLEISIP
- a CDS encoding tRNA-binding protein, translated to MQTIDYKEFDKIQLIIGTIIRAEIFEKARKPAYKIWIDLGEEIGIKKSSAQITDHYQPDQLIGKQVICVCNFMPRQIADFMSEVLVTGFTAEDGGIMLATVDQPVPNGSKLH